A single window of Candidatus Zixiibacteriota bacterium DNA harbors:
- the fumC gene encoding class II fumarate hydratase, producing the protein MDFRTETDSMGEIQVPADRYYGAQTARSLKNFRIGGERMPRELIRAMGILKKAAALVNMELGTLPKEKGDLIVRAADEVIDGKLDDHFPLVVWQTGSGTQTNMNTNEVISNRAIEMAGGEMGSKKPVHPNDDVNKAQSSNDTFPTAMHIAAVEEIHRRLIPMVTRLRDTLHKKSVEFKDIIKIGRTHLMDATPLTLGQEFSGYTQQLTNGLARIDDCLKRLYPLALGGTAVGTGLNTHPEFAERSAKTIARLTGKPFVTAPNKFEALASHDAIVEASGVMKTIACSLMKIANDIRMLGSGPRCGIGELLLPANEPGSSIMPGKVNPTQCEAMTMVAAQVIGNDVAVNMGGATGHFELNVFKPVMIYNLLQSIRLIADTCEMFDENCAVGIEANKTNIHKNLHGSLMLVTALNPHIGYDNAAKVAKKAYSDGSTLKEAAVALGLLTADEFDQKVRPENMIGPKK; encoded by the coding sequence ATGGATTTCCGGACAGAAACCGATTCGATGGGCGAGATACAGGTTCCGGCCGACCGGTACTACGGAGCTCAGACCGCCCGGTCCCTCAAGAACTTCCGCATTGGCGGCGAACGCATGCCCCGCGAATTGATCCGCGCGATGGGCATACTCAAAAAGGCCGCCGCGCTGGTCAATATGGAACTCGGCACCCTGCCCAAAGAGAAGGGTGATCTGATCGTCCGCGCCGCCGACGAAGTTATCGATGGCAAGCTCGACGACCATTTCCCGCTGGTCGTCTGGCAGACCGGATCCGGCACCCAGACCAACATGAACACCAACGAGGTGATATCCAATCGGGCAATCGAAATGGCCGGCGGTGAGATGGGCTCCAAGAAGCCGGTCCATCCCAACGACGATGTCAACAAGGCGCAGTCCTCGAACGACACCTTCCCGACCGCGATGCATATCGCCGCGGTAGAAGAGATTCATCGCAGGCTTATCCCCATGGTGACCCGGCTCCGCGACACCCTTCACAAGAAGTCGGTGGAGTTCAAGGACATCATCAAGATCGGACGTACGCATCTGATGGATGCCACGCCGCTGACACTCGGGCAGGAGTTCTCCGGATACACGCAGCAGTTGACCAACGGACTGGCCCGGATCGACGACTGCCTCAAACGGCTTTATCCGCTGGCGCTGGGCGGCACCGCGGTCGGCACCGGCCTCAACACTCATCCGGAGTTCGCGGAACGATCCGCCAAAACGATCGCGCGTTTGACCGGCAAACCCTTTGTCACGGCGCCGAACAAGTTCGAAGCGCTGGCGTCACACGACGCGATTGTCGAAGCGTCCGGCGTCATGAAGACCATTGCATGTTCGCTGATGAAAATCGCGAACGATATTCGCATGCTGGGCTCGGGTCCCCGCTGTGGAATCGGCGAACTTCTTCTGCCTGCCAACGAGCCGGGCAGCTCCATTATGCCGGGCAAAGTCAACCCCACGCAGTGCGAGGCGATGACGATGGTTGCGGCGCAGGTGATCGGCAACGACGTAGCGGTTAATATGGGCGGCGCCACCGGGCATTTCGAACTGAACGTGTTCAAGCCCGTCATGATCTATAATCTGCTCCAGTCGATTCGCCTGATTGCCGACACGTGCGAGATGTTCGACGAAAACTGTGCGGTCGGTATCGAAGCGAACAAGACCAACATCCACAAGAACCTGCACGGCTCGCTCATGCTGGTCACGGCGCTCAACCCGCATATCGGGTACGACAACGCGGCCAAGGTCGCCAAGAAAGCGTATTCCGATGGCTCCACACTTAAAGAAGCGGCCGTCGCGCTGGGTCTGCTGACGGCGGACGAGTTCGACCAGAAAGTCCGGCCGGAGAACATGATTGGACCGAAAAAGTAG
- a CDS encoding methylglyoxal synthase, translating into MADLKMHTPSRKRIALVAHDHKKRDLLDWVHTNKPLLKGHTLFATGTTGALLKHETGLDITTFNSGPLGGDQQLGAKIVEGEIDTLIFFWDPLEALPHDPDVRALLRVAVIWNIPLACNRITADFLIASPIMTEKYERTIPDYEDYRKSRAERKF; encoded by the coding sequence ATGGCCGATCTGAAAATGCACACGCCCTCGCGCAAGCGCATCGCGCTCGTGGCGCACGATCACAAAAAGCGCGACCTGCTCGACTGGGTTCATACCAACAAGCCCCTCCTCAAGGGCCACACCCTGTTCGCCACGGGGACGACCGGCGCCCTCCTCAAACACGAAACCGGGCTCGACATCACGACCTTCAACTCCGGCCCGCTCGGCGGCGATCAGCAGCTCGGCGCGAAGATCGTTGAAGGGGAAATCGACACCCTGATCTTCTTCTGGGACCCGCTCGAAGCACTCCCGCATGATCCCGACGTGCGCGCGCTCCTGCGCGTTGCCGTCATCTGGAATATCCCGCTGGCATGCAACCGCATCACGGCCGATTTTTTGATCGCATCGCCGATTATGACCGAAAAGTATGAACGAACGATCCCGGACTACGAGGATTATCGAAAATCGCGAGCTGAGCGGAAGTTCTGA
- a CDS encoding ATP-dependent Clp protease ATP-binding subunit, with the protein MNEMFTESARKAIEYARDEASRLRHDYIGTEHLLLGLIRLGEGRAVDIMGNLGLDMDDLRGAIEEVVQPSGGTMTMGQLPLTARAKKTLEVSGQEARALKSKDIDTEHILLALLKDEEGVAAQVLSTYEIDYKEAYEELKNINNGKPSSFKKKRKKSKTPALDHFGRDLTELARRGKLDPIIGREYEIERVCQVLSRRKKNNPVLIGEPGVGKTAIAEGLAQRIVEGNVPQTLENKRVVTLDMASLVAGTKYRGQFEERLKAVMTEITNSTDVIIFIDELHTIVGAGGAEGSLDASNIFKPALSRGELRCIGATTLNEYRKYIEKDGALERRFQTVMVEPPSEEATISILKGLRPKYEEHHQLTISDEAIDAAVRLSNRYISGKFQPDKAIDLIDEAGSRAHLSTFTRPEEFTEIEARVQELQQNKEQAVKNQAFETAAQLRDEIKAEKEKLADLQKVWEAAREKEKITLTADDVATVLAKITGIPLFRLEEAESQRLLRMEDELRKQIVGQDEAIGTIAKAIRRARAGLGDPRRPIGSFIFLGPTGVGKTELARCLAEFLFDDVDSLIRIDMSEYMEKFAVSRLIGAPPGYVGYEEGGQLTEKVRRKPYSVVLLDEIEKAHPDVFNILLQLMDDGQLTDSFGRKVDFKNTVVIMTSNIGTKRLRDDRTVGFDADDSVLTFDTMSKKVREELKKTFNPELLNRIDEVIVFHSLEKDHIKQIIEILVVDVAKQLAEKGISFKLTAEAKEFLVEKGFDPAYGARPLKRAVQKYLEDPLAEEILRGQYAGDLDLIIGASTERLTFTFNQAEPKTSKKGTPATS; encoded by the coding sequence ATGAATGAGATGTTTACCGAGTCTGCCCGCAAGGCGATTGAGTATGCGCGCGATGAGGCCTCCCGCTTGAGGCACGACTACATCGGTACCGAGCATCTCTTGTTGGGGCTGATCCGTCTGGGCGAAGGACGCGCCGTCGATATCATGGGCAATCTCGGCCTGGATATGGACGATCTCCGCGGCGCCATCGAAGAAGTCGTGCAGCCGTCCGGCGGCACCATGACAATGGGGCAGCTTCCGCTGACCGCCCGCGCCAAAAAGACGCTGGAGGTATCGGGGCAGGAAGCCCGGGCGCTCAAGTCCAAAGATATCGACACCGAGCACATCCTGCTGGCGCTTCTCAAGGACGAAGAGGGCGTCGCCGCCCAGGTCCTGTCGACCTATGAGATCGACTACAAAGAAGCCTACGAAGAACTGAAAAATATCAATAACGGCAAACCGTCGTCGTTCAAGAAAAAACGCAAAAAATCCAAGACCCCGGCGCTCGATCACTTCGGTCGCGACCTGACCGAGCTGGCCCGCCGCGGCAAGCTCGATCCGATTATCGGACGCGAGTACGAAATCGAACGCGTCTGTCAGGTACTCTCCCGCCGCAAGAAGAACAACCCGGTGCTGATCGGCGAGCCCGGAGTGGGCAAAACCGCGATTGCCGAGGGTCTCGCCCAGCGCATTGTCGAAGGCAACGTGCCGCAAACGCTCGAAAACAAGCGGGTGGTCACACTCGACATGGCCTCACTGGTGGCCGGTACGAAATACCGCGGCCAGTTCGAAGAGCGGCTCAAAGCGGTCATGACCGAGATCACGAATTCCACCGATGTGATTATCTTCATCGACGAGCTTCACACGATCGTGGGCGCCGGCGGCGCCGAGGGCTCGCTGGATGCATCGAATATTTTCAAGCCGGCTCTCTCGCGCGGCGAACTTCGCTGTATCGGGGCCACCACCCTCAACGAGTATCGCAAGTACATCGAGAAGGACGGCGCGTTGGAACGCCGTTTCCAGACGGTCATGGTGGAACCGCCGAGCGAAGAAGCCACGATTTCCATCCTCAAGGGGCTGCGTCCCAAGTACGAGGAGCATCATCAGCTGACGATTTCCGACGAGGCCATCGACGCGGCGGTGCGGCTGTCGAATCGGTATATCTCCGGAAAGTTCCAGCCCGACAAGGCGATCGACCTGATCGACGAGGCCGGGTCGCGCGCGCACCTGTCGACATTCACCCGCCCCGAGGAGTTCACCGAGATCGAAGCCCGGGTCCAGGAACTGCAGCAAAACAAGGAACAGGCGGTCAAAAACCAGGCCTTTGAAACGGCTGCGCAGTTGCGCGACGAGATCAAGGCCGAAAAGGAAAAACTGGCCGACCTGCAGAAAGTCTGGGAAGCGGCGCGCGAAAAGGAAAAGATCACGCTGACGGCCGACGATGTCGCTACCGTGCTGGCGAAAATCACCGGCATTCCTCTGTTCCGGCTCGAGGAAGCCGAGTCACAGCGGCTGCTTCGCATGGAAGACGAACTTCGCAAACAGATTGTGGGCCAGGATGAGGCGATCGGGACAATCGCCAAGGCGATCCGTCGCGCGCGTGCCGGGCTCGGCGACCCCCGCCGGCCGATCGGCAGCTTCATCTTCCTCGGCCCGACCGGTGTCGGCAAAACCGAGCTGGCGCGGTGTCTCGCCGAATTTTTGTTCGACGACGTCGACTCGCTGATTCGGATCGACATGTCGGAGTACATGGAGAAATTCGCGGTGTCGCGGCTGATCGGCGCGCCCCCCGGCTATGTCGGCTACGAGGAAGGCGGGCAGTTGACCGAAAAAGTGCGGCGCAAACCGTACTCCGTCGTCCTCCTCGACGAAATCGAGAAGGCGCATCCCGACGTGTTCAATATCCTGCTGCAGTTGATGGATGACGGTCAGTTGACCGACTCTTTCGGCCGCAAGGTGGATTTCAAAAACACCGTCGTGATCATGACATCGAACATCGGCACCAAGCGTCTGCGCGATGATCGCACGGTCGGGTTCGACGCCGATGATTCCGTGCTGACCTTCGACACCATGAGCAAGAAGGTCCGCGAGGAACTGAAGAAAACCTTCAACCCCGAACTGCTGAACCGAATCGACGAAGTGATCGTGTTCCACTCGCTGGAAAAGGATCACATCAAGCAGATCATCGAAATCCTCGTGGTCGATGTCGCCAAGCAGCTCGCCGAGAAGGGTATCAGCTTCAAGCTGACCGCCGAGGCCAAGGAATTCCTGGTGGAAAAGGGATTTGATCCGGCCTACGGCGCCCGGCCGCTGAAACGGGCGGTGCAGAAATATCTCGAAGATCCGCTGGCCGAGGAAATCCTGCGCGGGCAATATGCCGGCGATCTGGACCTGATTATCGGGGCCAGTACGGAACGGCTGACCTTTACGTTTAATCAGGCCGAGCCCAAAACGAGCAAGAAGGGCACGCCTGCGACGAGCTAG
- a CDS encoding M1 family aminopeptidase: MRWLRLTALIPAFCAVAAAKPPADSSVWTEALRQMQQARLDTVALEIDSRTIVHHSYTFHIDSGTLYPARPVPTESGPVRWAYYFRGRARFRFVPPVSIERDQLRRFYDVDSLDEAVGEALFLCDDSIRSLLEDDGLPVQMRPEKSVREAFDEFLEPLVQNENHAFTFSALRSIVHPRSEPFLLSIVRIKRRGLTAYMYDPYRREPVSLYRDHDIPGERFMELVCSYVSDIDETYATINGASTDQLLVHHIDIDATISGGGEYRGRATVACTVRDSTVQFVPMALHEKLKVDSIRNEYGLPVPFMRYTSDSHKSEALFVLLPDVRHAGDSISLSLFYHGDIAKREVGEFKVEAGASWYPRYGLDQRHTYSLKFRTPRDVTLIASAELLDSATTGDTLYTRWTVDRPARNISFNVGWFTRYDFTDSGLPPVALYYNEWLHQYILKGSGRNVYKDVGSDVVGAVRLFSKLFGAFPFEQLVIGEIIYPHGESFPGFIHMGANTFVSTDHWGEDHLFRSHEVAHQWWGSSLDYQTYHDQWLSEGFATYASLLYLQQEKGDERYYDKLGEYADEVISARKYLFFDGAESGPIILGRRTASTRTEGDYDLIIYKKGALVLHMLRTCLTDWTTRDDSRFFSMLADFYGTYAGRAVSTTDFRRMVEKHTRTDMGWFFDQWVYHNELPEYRFAYDIVADTVSGGWQANCRVTRDGGSESFCMLMPFEIEYADRSKDYAAKWVDERSSPFSLYVKKPVRKIKMNPFAAVLARVKQ, translated from the coding sequence ATGCGCTGGCTTCGATTGACAGCCCTGATCCCGGCTTTCTGCGCGGTCGCCGCCGCGAAACCGCCGGCCGACAGCTCCGTGTGGACCGAGGCGCTCCGGCAGATGCAGCAAGCCCGCCTGGACACGGTCGCGCTCGAGATCGACAGCCGAACCATAGTCCACCACAGCTATACGTTCCATATCGACTCCGGGACCCTGTACCCGGCCCGCCCGGTGCCCACCGAATCCGGACCCGTCCGCTGGGCGTACTATTTCCGAGGGCGGGCACGTTTCCGGTTCGTGCCGCCGGTCTCGATCGAGCGTGACCAGCTTCGGCGATTCTACGATGTCGACTCGCTCGACGAGGCGGTCGGCGAGGCCTTGTTTCTGTGCGACGACTCGATTCGCAGTCTTCTCGAAGACGATGGACTCCCGGTTCAGATGCGCCCGGAGAAGTCGGTCCGCGAGGCGTTTGATGAATTCCTGGAGCCGCTGGTGCAAAACGAAAATCACGCTTTCACCTTCTCTGCGCTTCGCTCGATTGTCCACCCGCGATCCGAGCCGTTCCTGCTGTCCATTGTCCGGATCAAGCGGCGCGGTCTCACGGCATACATGTACGACCCGTACCGTCGGGAACCGGTCAGCCTCTATCGCGACCACGACATCCCCGGCGAGCGGTTTATGGAGCTCGTCTGCAGTTATGTCAGCGATATCGATGAAACCTACGCGACCATAAACGGCGCGTCGACCGACCAGCTGCTGGTACACCACATCGATATCGACGCAACAATCAGCGGCGGGGGAGAATATCGCGGCCGCGCGACTGTCGCCTGCACCGTGCGTGACAGCACGGTGCAATTCGTTCCGATGGCGCTGCATGAGAAACTCAAGGTAGACAGTATCCGCAACGAATACGGCTTGCCCGTGCCCTTCATGCGGTACACCAGCGACTCGCACAAGTCCGAAGCTCTCTTCGTTCTGCTGCCCGACGTCCGGCACGCCGGAGACTCAATCAGCCTGTCGTTATTCTACCACGGCGATATCGCGAAGCGCGAGGTCGGTGAATTCAAAGTCGAAGCGGGCGCATCGTGGTATCCCCGTTACGGTCTCGATCAGCGGCACACGTACAGCCTGAAGTTTCGGACGCCCCGCGATGTTACACTCATCGCCTCGGCCGAGCTGCTCGATTCCGCGACAACCGGCGACACCCTGTACACACGCTGGACGGTCGATCGGCCCGCGCGTAACATCTCCTTCAATGTCGGCTGGTTCACGCGGTACGATTTTACCGATTCGGGATTGCCGCCGGTTGCGCTCTACTACAACGAGTGGCTCCACCAGTACATCCTCAAGGGGTCGGGCCGCAACGTATATAAAGACGTTGGGTCAGATGTTGTCGGGGCCGTGCGGCTCTTCTCGAAGCTGTTCGGTGCGTTTCCCTTCGAGCAACTTGTAATCGGGGAAATCATCTATCCCCACGGCGAGTCGTTTCCCGGATTCATCCATATGGGCGCCAATACGTTCGTCAGCACCGATCACTGGGGCGAAGACCACCTGTTCCGCTCACACGAGGTCGCCCACCAGTGGTGGGGCAGCTCGCTTGATTACCAAACGTATCACGACCAGTGGCTCTCCGAAGGATTCGCCACGTATGCATCGCTATTGTATTTGCAACAGGAGAAAGGCGACGAGCGTTATTATGATAAACTCGGTGAATATGCGGACGAGGTGATTTCGGCCCGGAAATACCTCTTTTTCGATGGTGCTGAGTCGGGTCCGATTATTCTCGGCCGGCGCACCGCATCGACCAGGACCGAAGGCGACTATGATCTGATCATCTATAAAAAAGGCGCGCTCGTGCTGCACATGCTTCGCACCTGCCTGACCGATTGGACCACCCGCGACGACAGCCGGTTTTTCTCGATGTTGGCCGACTTCTACGGCACGTACGCGGGTCGGGCGGTGTCGACCACCGACTTTCGCCGTATGGTCGAAAAACACACGCGGACCGACATGGGTTGGTTCTTCGATCAATGGGTGTATCATAACGAGTTGCCCGAATACCGGTTCGCTTACGATATTGTAGCAGATACGGTGTCCGGCGGGTGGCAGGCGAATTGCAGGGTCACCCGCGACGGCGGCTCGGAGTCGTTTTGCATGCTGATGCCGTTTGAAATTGAGTACGCGGATCGAAGTAAAGACTACGCGGCGAAATGGGTGGACGAGCGGAGTTCTCCGTTTTCGCTCTATGTCAAAAAACCGGTCAGAAAAATCAAGATGAACCCGTTTGCTGCGGTGCTGGCCCGCGTGAAACAGTGA
- the rpmA gene encoding 50S ribosomal protein L27 — protein sequence MAHKKGVGSSKNGRDSNSQRRGTKVYGGQFVSAGSIIVRQLGTPIKPGVNVGLGTDYTLFAKVDGFVTFERVGKKGKQVSVYAPEEGNA from the coding sequence ATGGCTCACAAAAAAGGTGTAGGATCGTCGAAAAACGGTCGTGACTCCAATTCCCAGCGGCGCGGCACGAAAGTCTACGGCGGACAGTTTGTCTCGGCCGGCTCGATTATCGTCCGCCAGCTCGGCACGCCGATCAAACCCGGCGTCAATGTCGGGCTCGGCACCGACTATACGCTGTTTGCCAAGGTCGACGGCTTTGTTACGTTCGAGCGGGTCGGCAAGAAGGGTAAACAGGTTTCGGTGTACGCACCCGAAGAAGGCAACGCGTAA
- a CDS encoding NUDIX hydrolase — protein sequence MKSPALTVGAVILYPDGDIVLIKRGHAPFAGSWALPGGFVEIGETVEQAIVREAREETGLDIRLERLIGVYSDPARDPRGHTVSVVFLAAPVGGSLRADSDAADTLKTSDWRSLSLAFDHATILTDTFDR from the coding sequence GTGAAATCACCCGCCCTCACCGTCGGCGCGGTTATCTTATACCCCGATGGCGATATCGTGCTGATCAAGCGCGGTCATGCCCCGTTTGCCGGGTCTTGGGCCCTGCCCGGCGGATTCGTCGAAATAGGCGAGACCGTCGAACAAGCCATCGTCCGGGAAGCCCGCGAAGAAACGGGACTGGATATCCGCCTCGAGCGTCTGATCGGCGTGTACTCCGACCCCGCGCGTGATCCTCGCGGCCATACGGTTTCGGTTGTCTTTCTCGCGGCGCCGGTCGGCGGGTCGCTTCGCGCCGACTCCGATGCCGCCGATACCCTGAAAACATCGGACTGGCGATCGCTTTCGCTGGCGTTCGATCATGCAACAATCCTGACCGACACGTTCGATCGATAG
- a CDS encoding TOBE domain-containing protein, whose product MKHGARNKIEATVTSVKKGDIMALAKFRVDAPHDMASVLTVESVNDLKLKKGDKVMLVVKAIHVLPVKEG is encoded by the coding sequence ATGAAACACGGTGCACGAAACAAGATTGAAGCGACCGTCACGTCGGTAAAAAAAGGTGACATTATGGCGCTGGCCAAGTTCCGGGTCGACGCGCCGCATGACATGGCCTCGGTACTGACGGTCGAGTCGGTCAACGACCTCAAGCTCAAGAAGGGAGACAAGGTGATGCTCGTCGTCAAGGCAATCCATGTTCTCCCGGTAAAAGAGGGATAG
- a CDS encoding NUDIX domain-containing protein yields MRLPIQIAVYVVRPHGDTCQYLMLHRVLKRLSFWQGVTGGVESGETIEQTAARELAEETGLPADTLRPIGYTYTFPVDEFFKDMYDQPVETITQHVFVATAPSDFEPALDPKEHDDYRWCLFGEALALLYWWDDKESIKRVEAFLRGE; encoded by the coding sequence ATGCGCCTCCCCATCCAAATCGCCGTCTATGTCGTCCGACCGCACGGCGATACCTGCCAATACCTCATGCTCCACCGCGTCCTGAAGCGCCTTTCTTTCTGGCAAGGCGTGACGGGCGGCGTTGAATCGGGGGAGACGATCGAACAGACTGCTGCCCGTGAACTTGCCGAAGAGACCGGATTGCCTGCCGACACGCTCCGACCCATCGGCTACACCTACACGTTTCCGGTCGACGAATTCTTCAAAGACATGTACGACCAACCGGTCGAGACCATCACCCAGCATGTCTTCGTAGCGACCGCACCGTCCGACTTCGAGCCTGCACTCGATCCGAAAGAACATGACGACTACCGATGGTGCCTGTTCGGTGAAGCGCTCGCCTTGCTGTACTGGTGGGATGACAAGGAGTCGATCAAGCGGGTGGAGGCATTTCTGCGCGGGGAGTGA
- a CDS encoding protein arginine kinase — protein MAKLPAAWLSGQGDDSMVVLSTRVRLARNVAGALFPPQADDETKQRIISYFDSARSRSPLLGDGEYHTAAEINDLDRQFLIERHLISPVFLDGDPAKSVFIGNDQRVSIMVNEEDHLRIQALSAGLNPQESFQMALRYENELNGMLEFNYDNDFGYLTACPTNAGTGMRASVLIHLPGLVLTREIDRIINRLTTSGLVVRGFYGEGSDVLGNLFQISNQYTLGITEEEIINQISRATADITEEEAAARQRLVDEAGDMIEDKIWRAYGILKHARVLTSDEVMNLLSAIRLGRAMKILDGIDVALINEILLLSQPAHLQKFFGQEMDNNKRDFVRAQMVRDKLRNINA, from the coding sequence ATGGCAAAACTTCCGGCGGCCTGGCTCTCCGGTCAGGGTGATGACTCGATGGTGGTGTTGTCGACCCGCGTGCGGCTGGCCCGCAATGTCGCGGGCGCGCTGTTTCCGCCGCAGGCCGACGACGAAACCAAACAACGCATTATCAGTTACTTCGACTCGGCGCGCTCGCGCTCGCCGTTGCTCGGCGACGGGGAGTACCACACGGCAGCCGAAATCAACGACCTCGACCGGCAGTTTCTGATCGAGCGGCATCTCATCTCGCCGGTCTTTCTCGATGGCGACCCGGCCAAGTCGGTCTTTATCGGCAACGATCAGCGGGTATCGATCATGGTCAACGAGGAAGACCATCTTCGCATCCAGGCGCTGTCGGCCGGACTGAACCCGCAGGAGTCGTTTCAGATGGCGCTGCGGTACGAAAACGAATTGAACGGAATGCTCGAGTTCAACTACGACAACGACTTCGGATACCTCACCGCATGTCCGACCAACGCCGGTACCGGCATGCGGGCCTCGGTCCTGATTCACCTGCCGGGGCTGGTTCTGACCCGCGAAATCGATCGGATCATCAACCGCCTGACCACCTCGGGCCTGGTCGTCCGCGGCTTCTACGGCGAGGGCTCGGACGTGCTGGGCAACCTCTTCCAGATTTCCAACCAGTACACGCTGGGGATTACGGAAGAGGAGATCATCAATCAAATCAGCCGGGCAACTGCCGATATAACCGAAGAAGAGGCAGCGGCGCGCCAGCGACTGGTTGACGAAGCCGGCGATATGATTGAAGATAAGATCTGGCGTGCATACGGTATCCTCAAGCACGCCCGGGTGCTGACGTCCGACGAGGTCATGAACCTGCTGTCGGCGATCCGTCTGGGGCGTGCGATGAAGATACTGGACGGGATCGATGTTGCTTTGATCAACGAGATCCTCCTGTTGTCGCAGCCGGCGCATCTCCAGAAGTTCTTTGGACAGGAGATGGACAACAATAAACGGGACTTCGTGCGAGCCCAGATGGTTCGGGACAAACTACGGAACATCAACGCCTAG
- a CDS encoding M48 family metallopeptidase has translation MKTLYAVIWLAAGLVLLCAGTLVAQAPGSEPVPVESPADEISVPATETSQPDEDAIYPLSPERKELLIAYSQFNNLWRFVSFGIGILTLAILLFTGLSAKFRSWAFAARKRFFVIWLFFIMIMVADYILGFPANYYRNFMVEHDFGFSNQTLQQWLTDDLLNLAIVLVLGSIPAWFFYWLVGYMKRWWLAFTLGAIPFVVVVVVISPVFISPIFNEFTPLKDKQLESEILALADKAGIHGSDVFEVDASRQSSKVNAYVTGLFNTKRIVLYDTLIKHFSLDEIRFVMGHEMGHYVMNHIWWGLGVLIVFMLFALWLMDLLIHPVIRMFQGAFKFDKLEDIASLPLVLIFVSIITFVFQPVTNSVSRYMEHQSDIYGMDITGVSGEDAARAFDKLSVFNLSDPNPPAIIEFWFYSHPALSKRMAFVQSYDSPPGP, from the coding sequence ATGAAGACTCTATATGCCGTAATTTGGCTGGCGGCGGGACTCGTCCTGCTCTGTGCCGGTACGTTGGTCGCTCAAGCCCCTGGGTCTGAACCCGTACCGGTGGAATCCCCGGCCGACGAGATATCCGTTCCTGCGACCGAAACAAGTCAGCCGGACGAAGACGCGATCTACCCGCTCTCCCCCGAACGCAAAGAGCTGCTGATCGCCTACTCCCAGTTCAACAATCTCTGGCGGTTTGTCTCTTTCGGGATCGGAATCCTCACGCTCGCTATTCTGCTGTTCACCGGGCTCTCGGCGAAGTTCCGGTCCTGGGCCTTCGCCGCCCGAAAACGTTTCTTCGTCATCTGGCTCTTTTTCATCATGATAATGGTCGCCGACTACATCCTCGGCTTCCCCGCCAACTACTACCGCAATTTTATGGTTGAGCATGATTTCGGTTTCTCCAACCAGACCTTGCAGCAATGGCTGACCGATGACCTTCTGAATCTGGCAATCGTGCTGGTCCTTGGCAGCATCCCGGCCTGGTTTTTCTACTGGCTGGTCGGTTACATGAAACGGTGGTGGCTGGCGTTTACGCTTGGCGCCATTCCATTTGTCGTGGTCGTGGTCGTGATCTCCCCGGTGTTCATCAGCCCGATCTTCAATGAGTTCACGCCCCTGAAAGATAAACAGCTCGAGTCCGAAATTCTGGCGCTGGCCGACAAAGCCGGTATCCACGGCTCCGACGTGTTTGAAGTCGATGCGTCCCGGCAATCGTCGAAAGTCAACGCGTACGTCACCGGGTTGTTCAACACCAAGCGGATTGTGCTGTACGACACGCTGATCAAACACTTTTCGCTCGACGAGATCCGGTTCGTCATGGGCCATGAGATGGGACACTACGTCATGAACCACATCTGGTGGGGGTTGGGCGTCCTGATCGTGTTTATGCTCTTTGCGCTCTGGCTGATGGACCTGTTGATTCATCCGGTGATCAGGATGTTTCAGGGTGCGTTCAAATTCGACAAGCTCGAGGATATCGCCTCGCTGCCCCTGGTGCTGATATTCGTTTCCATCATCACCTTTGTCTTCCAGCCGGTTACCAATTCGGTCTCGCGGTACATGGAACACCAGTCCGACATTTACGGCATGGATATCACGGGCGTGTCGGGCGAGGATGCCGCGCGTGCGTTCGACAAACTGTCGGTTTTCAATCTGTCCGACCCGAATCCGCCGGCCATCATCGAATTCTGGTTCTACTCGCACCCGGCGCTGAGCAAGCGTATGGCATTCGTGCAATCCTACGATTCACCGCCCGGTCCGTAA